From the genome of Ahaetulla prasina isolate Xishuangbanna chromosome 15, ASM2864084v1, whole genome shotgun sequence, one region includes:
- the SRRD gene encoding SRR1-like protein isoform X3, with translation MSADRSRAGRTRRRRRPPAKDETAEAAAAERQRRRLQEALSELKDSDFWDSSRRTILKALRSPPAAQQQDPLREWPEALRGGAAPEGPGGRAGGLRCVCYGLGSFCSCGKARLQLAFLLLLLEELKVAPEMCFIFDPVFSTLEIEVLSGLGLTVLQWNEEGKRSIEGPTLFYMIHCGKALYNNLLWSNWSAEALAQMVVVGNSFRGFEERCWRQPRRKPFRPTCSTPMSSTTHLSTAFLCRN, from the exons ATGTCCGCGGATAGGTCTCGTGCGGGACGGACTAGAAGGCGGCGGCGGCCGCCGGCCAAGGACGAGACggcagaggcggcggcggcggaacgGCAGAGGCGGCGGCTACAGGAGGCGCT CTCCGAACTGAAGGATTCCGACTTCTGGGACTCCAGCCGAA gaaccATCTTGAAGGCCCTGCGGagccccccagcagcccagcagcAGGACCCCTTGCGGGAGTGGCCGGAGGCCCTTCGGGGGGGAGCGGCCCCGGAGGGCCCCGGGGGCAGAGCGGGGGGCCTGCGGTGTGTGTGCTACGGCCTCGGGAGCTTTTGCTCGTGCGGGAAGGCGCGCCTGCAGCTGGCCTTCCTCTTGCTGCTGCTGGAGGAGCTCAAG GTTGCCCCAGAGATGTGCTTCATCTTTGACCCCGTCTTTTCCACACTGGAAATTGAGGTGCTGAGCGGCCTCGGCCTCACCGTGCTGCAGTGGAACGAG GAGGGGAAACGGAGCATCGAGGGCCCCACGCTCTTCTACATGATCCACTGTGGGAAGGCGCTATACAACAACCTGCTATGGAGCAACTGGTCCGCGGAGGCCCTCGCCCAGATGGTGGTCGTAGGCAATAGCTTCAGAGGCTTCGAAGAGAG GTGTTGGCGGCAACCCAGGAGGAAGCCCTTCCGCCCCACCTGCAGCACCCCGATGTCTTCAACGACACATCTGTCCACCGCTTTCCTCTGCAGAAACTGA
- the SRRD gene encoding SRR1-like protein isoform X1 yields the protein MSADRSRAGRTRRRRRPPAKDETAEAAAAERQRRRLQEALSELKDSDFWDSSRRTILKALRSPPAAQQQDPLREWPEALRGGAAPEGPGGRAGGLRCVCYGLGSFCSCGKARLQLAFLLLLLEELKVAPEMCFIFDPVFSTLEIEVLSGLGLTVLQWNEEGKRSIEGPTLFYMIHCGKALYNNLLWSNWSAEALAQMVVVGNSFRGFEERLLAKVFRENYSYIAKVLAATQEEALPPHLQHPDVFNDTSVHRFPLQKLRGLPQDCWACQPEPRYPEEAQLEIIRSKPQ from the exons ATGTCCGCGGATAGGTCTCGTGCGGGACGGACTAGAAGGCGGCGGCGGCCGCCGGCCAAGGACGAGACggcagaggcggcggcggcggaacgGCAGAGGCGGCGGCTACAGGAGGCGCT CTCCGAACTGAAGGATTCCGACTTCTGGGACTCCAGCCGAA gaaccATCTTGAAGGCCCTGCGGagccccccagcagcccagcagcAGGACCCCTTGCGGGAGTGGCCGGAGGCCCTTCGGGGGGGAGCGGCCCCGGAGGGCCCCGGGGGCAGAGCGGGGGGCCTGCGGTGTGTGTGCTACGGCCTCGGGAGCTTTTGCTCGTGCGGGAAGGCGCGCCTGCAGCTGGCCTTCCTCTTGCTGCTGCTGGAGGAGCTCAAG GTTGCCCCAGAGATGTGCTTCATCTTTGACCCCGTCTTTTCCACACTGGAAATTGAGGTGCTGAGCGGCCTCGGCCTCACCGTGCTGCAGTGGAACGAG GAGGGGAAACGGAGCATCGAGGGCCCCACGCTCTTCTACATGATCCACTGTGGGAAGGCGCTATACAACAACCTGCTATGGAGCAACTGGTCCGCGGAGGCCCTCGCCCAGATGGTGGTCGTAGGCAATAGCTTCAGAGGCTTCGAAGAGAG GCTGCTGGCCAAAGTCTTCCGTGAGAATTATAGCTACATTGCCAAG GTGTTGGCGGCAACCCAGGAGGAAGCCCTTCCGCCCCACCTGCAGCACCCCGATGTCTTCAACGACACATCTGTCCACCGCTTTCCTCTGCAGAAACTGAGGGGCCTCCCCCAGGACTGTTGGGCCTGTCAGCCGGAGCCCCGTTACCCGGAAGAGGCTCAGCTGGAGATCATCAGAAGCAAACCTCAGTAA
- the HPS4 gene encoding BLOC-3 complex member HPS4 isoform X2: MAAAPAWWRCFFLYDASKVRGEGDPTRAGICCFHPRQAPREEQELLCGQIAGVARCALEISGCPPGLIRLRKLKFALEAQGSYLWVLGCTADLSDLSCRRLLERLVGLFRFYNGPASRAYLERSQEDLDQEWELYVSHLQQNSSDLHRVFNSLWALDKTKVDPLLLLKAALILQSCQRSRHVLAGCILYRGRVVSTQLPPELTARVLLQKGAEDGSSGPEKGAAQLKEGGSLTSFALTTLPPGVCVIPVYLLEDEAAALRELPVEWMTRESQGDLDSSKGSETPAGGADGAPLVRMALYVHHIRGLVLALLAEEALVSSGDFMEDVYHSSLASLNGLEVHLAETLPKGPLPSARSTYNFAHYDAIQNILTTNVLQTTSPEDQLFLQATGLIHATFEQLPTASELTLRNASTAVYGCRNAVQESYFQQRGSPPYNSGVPNPRDSIVGLPSKARLKLLKHGVNLL; encoded by the exons ATGGCCGCCGCCCCCGCCTG GTGGCGCTGCTTCTTCCTCTACGACGCCTCGAAGGTGCGGGGCGAGGGCGACCCCACCCGCGCCGGGATCTGCTGCTTCCACCCGCGCCAG GCCCCGCGCGAAGAGCAGGAGCTGCTGTGCGGGCAGATCGcgggggtggcccgctgcgccctgGAGATCTCCGGCTGCCCGCCGGGCCTCATCCGGCTGCGGAAGCTGAAGTTCGCGCTGGAAGCGCAGGGCAGCTACCTGTGG GTCCTGGGCTGCACCGCCGACCTCTCGGACCTCAGCTGCAGGCGGCTCCTGGAGCGGCTGGTCGGACTTTTCCGCTTCTACAACGGGCCGGCTTCCCGGGCCTACTTG GAGCGCTCACAGGAGGACCTTGACCAGGAGTGGGAACTGTACGTGAGCCACCTGCAGCAAAACTCCAGTGACCTCCACCGGGTGTTTAATTCCCTCTGGGCCTTGGACAAAACCAAG GTGGACCCTTTACTCTTGTTGAAAGCTGCCCTCATCCTGCAGAGCTGCCAGCGTTCTCGCCATGTGCTGGCGGGCTGCATCCTGTACCGGGGCCG GGTGGTCAGTACACAGCTGCCACCTGAGCTCACTGCCAGAGTTTTGCTGCAGAAGGGAGCAGAGGATGGAAGC AGTGGGCCGGAAAAGGGGGCAGCGCAGCTCAAAGAGG GTGGTTCCCTGACCTCTTTTGCGCTGACAACTTTACCGCCAGGGGTCTGCGTCATACCCGTTTACCTCTTGGAGGACGAAGCAGCCGCCCTGCGGGAACTGCCTGTAGAGTGGATGACCAG GGAGTCCCAGGGGGACCTGGACAGCAGCAAAGGGAGTGAGACTCCGGCAGGAGGGGCAGATGGAGCCCCCTTGGTGAGGATGGCCTTGTACGTTCACCACATCCGGGGCTTGGTGTTGGCCCTCCTGGCTGAAGAGGCCTTGGTGAGCTCCGGAGACTTCATGGAGGACGTG TACCACAGCAGCCTGGCTTCCCTGAACGGCCTGGAGGTCCACCTGGCAGAGACCCTTCCCAAGGGCCCCCTCCCCTCGGCCAGGAGCACCTATAACTTTGCTCACTACGACGCCATCCAGAACATCCTCACCA CCAACGTCCTGCAGACCACGAGCCCCGAGGACCAGCTCTTCCTGCAAGCCACTGGCCTGATCCACGCCACCTTTGAGCAGCTGCCCACCGCCTCTGAATTGACGCTCAG AAACGCCAGCACAGCTGTCTACGGCTGCCGGAACGCCGTCCAGGAGAGCTACTTTCAGCAGAGGGGTTCGCCGCCCTACAACTCGGGGGTGCCCAACCCCCGGGACAGCATTGTCGGTCTGCCCAGCAAGGCCAGGCTGAAGCTCCTCAAGCACGGGGTGAACTTGCTCTGA
- the SRRD gene encoding SRR1-like protein isoform X2, whose translation MSADRSRAGRTRRRRRPPAKDETAEAAAAERQRRRLQEALSELKDSDFWDSSRRTILKALRSPPAAQQQDPLREWPEALRGGAAPEGPGGRAGGLRCVCYGLGSFCSCGKARLQLAFLLLLLEELKVAPEMCFIFDPVFSTLEIEVLSGLGLTVLQWNEEGKRSIEGPTLFYMIHCGKALYNNLLWSNWSAEALAQMVVVGNSFRGFEERLLAKVFRENYSYIAKKLRGLPQDCWACQPEPRYPEEAQLEIIRSKPQ comes from the exons ATGTCCGCGGATAGGTCTCGTGCGGGACGGACTAGAAGGCGGCGGCGGCCGCCGGCCAAGGACGAGACggcagaggcggcggcggcggaacgGCAGAGGCGGCGGCTACAGGAGGCGCT CTCCGAACTGAAGGATTCCGACTTCTGGGACTCCAGCCGAA gaaccATCTTGAAGGCCCTGCGGagccccccagcagcccagcagcAGGACCCCTTGCGGGAGTGGCCGGAGGCCCTTCGGGGGGGAGCGGCCCCGGAGGGCCCCGGGGGCAGAGCGGGGGGCCTGCGGTGTGTGTGCTACGGCCTCGGGAGCTTTTGCTCGTGCGGGAAGGCGCGCCTGCAGCTGGCCTTCCTCTTGCTGCTGCTGGAGGAGCTCAAG GTTGCCCCAGAGATGTGCTTCATCTTTGACCCCGTCTTTTCCACACTGGAAATTGAGGTGCTGAGCGGCCTCGGCCTCACCGTGCTGCAGTGGAACGAG GAGGGGAAACGGAGCATCGAGGGCCCCACGCTCTTCTACATGATCCACTGTGGGAAGGCGCTATACAACAACCTGCTATGGAGCAACTGGTCCGCGGAGGCCCTCGCCCAGATGGTGGTCGTAGGCAATAGCTTCAGAGGCTTCGAAGAGAG GCTGCTGGCCAAAGTCTTCCGTGAGAATTATAGCTACATTGCCAAG AAACTGAGGGGCCTCCCCCAGGACTGTTGGGCCTGTCAGCCGGAGCCCCGTTACCCGGAAGAGGCTCAGCTGGAGATCATCAGAAGCAAACCTCAGTAA
- the HPS4 gene encoding BLOC-3 complex member HPS4 isoform X1 yields MAAAPAWWRCFFLYDASKVRGEGDPTRAGICCFHPRQAPREEQELLCGQIAGVARCALEISGCPPGLIRLRKLKFALEAQGSYLWVLGCTADLSDLSCRRLLERLVGLFRFYNGPASRAYLERSQEDLDQEWELYVSHLQQNSSDLHRVFNSLWALDKTKVDPLLLLKAALILQSCQRSRHVLAGCILYRGRVVSTQLPPELTARVLLQKGAEDGSSGPEKGAAQLKEGGSLTSFALTTLPPGVCVIPVYLLEDEAAALRELPVEWMTRESQGDLDSSKGSETPAGGADGAPLVRMALYVHHIRGLVLALLAEEALVSSGDFMEDVYHSSLASLNGLEVHLAETLPKGPLPSARSTYNFAHYDAIQNILTTSLMAQLFPSANVLQTTSPEDQLFLQATGLIHATFEQLPTASELTLRNASTAVYGCRNAVQESYFQQRGSPPYNSGVPNPRDSIVGLPSKARLKLLKHGVNLL; encoded by the exons ATGGCCGCCGCCCCCGCCTG GTGGCGCTGCTTCTTCCTCTACGACGCCTCGAAGGTGCGGGGCGAGGGCGACCCCACCCGCGCCGGGATCTGCTGCTTCCACCCGCGCCAG GCCCCGCGCGAAGAGCAGGAGCTGCTGTGCGGGCAGATCGcgggggtggcccgctgcgccctgGAGATCTCCGGCTGCCCGCCGGGCCTCATCCGGCTGCGGAAGCTGAAGTTCGCGCTGGAAGCGCAGGGCAGCTACCTGTGG GTCCTGGGCTGCACCGCCGACCTCTCGGACCTCAGCTGCAGGCGGCTCCTGGAGCGGCTGGTCGGACTTTTCCGCTTCTACAACGGGCCGGCTTCCCGGGCCTACTTG GAGCGCTCACAGGAGGACCTTGACCAGGAGTGGGAACTGTACGTGAGCCACCTGCAGCAAAACTCCAGTGACCTCCACCGGGTGTTTAATTCCCTCTGGGCCTTGGACAAAACCAAG GTGGACCCTTTACTCTTGTTGAAAGCTGCCCTCATCCTGCAGAGCTGCCAGCGTTCTCGCCATGTGCTGGCGGGCTGCATCCTGTACCGGGGCCG GGTGGTCAGTACACAGCTGCCACCTGAGCTCACTGCCAGAGTTTTGCTGCAGAAGGGAGCAGAGGATGGAAGC AGTGGGCCGGAAAAGGGGGCAGCGCAGCTCAAAGAGG GTGGTTCCCTGACCTCTTTTGCGCTGACAACTTTACCGCCAGGGGTCTGCGTCATACCCGTTTACCTCTTGGAGGACGAAGCAGCCGCCCTGCGGGAACTGCCTGTAGAGTGGATGACCAG GGAGTCCCAGGGGGACCTGGACAGCAGCAAAGGGAGTGAGACTCCGGCAGGAGGGGCAGATGGAGCCCCCTTGGTGAGGATGGCCTTGTACGTTCACCACATCCGGGGCTTGGTGTTGGCCCTCCTGGCTGAAGAGGCCTTGGTGAGCTCCGGAGACTTCATGGAGGACGTG TACCACAGCAGCCTGGCTTCCCTGAACGGCCTGGAGGTCCACCTGGCAGAGACCCTTCCCAAGGGCCCCCTCCCCTCGGCCAGGAGCACCTATAACTTTGCTCACTACGACGCCATCCAGAACATCCTCACCA CATCGTTGATGGCGCAACTTTTCCCTTCAGCCAACGTCCTGCAGACCACGAGCCCCGAGGACCAGCTCTTCCTGCAAGCCACTGGCCTGATCCACGCCACCTTTGAGCAGCTGCCCACCGCCTCTGAATTGACGCTCAG AAACGCCAGCACAGCTGTCTACGGCTGCCGGAACGCCGTCCAGGAGAGCTACTTTCAGCAGAGGGGTTCGCCGCCCTACAACTCGGGGGTGCCCAACCCCCGGGACAGCATTGTCGGTCTGCCCAGCAAGGCCAGGCTGAAGCTCCTCAAGCACGGGGTGAACTTGCTCTGA
- the ASPHD2 gene encoding aspartate beta-hydroxylase domain-containing protein 2: protein MSLEGLMCCRGSLDWLREFIGSTIQSVRDCDPPALSTLALLLALFVWYCYHVGREQQPRPYATVLQGGMEVAGLQNGFSHCRSPECVRCAQSDGLNQKLYHNLQEYAKRYSWAGMGRIHKGIREQGRYLTSRPSIQRPEVFFLPDLPTTPYFSREAQKHDVELLERNFQTILCEFESLYKAFSNCSLPDGWKVNSTPSGEWLTFYLVNQGTCVPRNCRKCPRTYRLLGSLRTCVGSNVFGNACISVLTPGTVITEHYGPTNIRVRCHLGLKTPSSCELVVGGEPQCWAEGRCLIFDDSFLHTAYHGGSPEEGPRAVFMVDLWHPNVAAAERQALDFIFAPGR, encoded by the exons ATGTCTCTGGAAGGGCTGATGTGCTGCCGTGGGTCGCTTGACTGGTTGAGGGAGTTCATCGGCTCCACCATCCAGTCGGTGCGGGACTGTGACCCCCCTGCACTCAGCACCCTGGCCCTCCTCCTGGCCCTCTTTGTCTGGTACTGCTACCACGTGGGGCGGGAGCAGCAGCCCCGGCCTTACGCAACGGTGCTCCAGGGGGGCATGGAGGTGGCTGGCCTGCAAAACGGCTTCAGCCACTGCCGCTCCCCCGAGTGTGTGCGCTGCGCCCAGAGCGATGGGCTGAACCAGAAGCTCTACCACAACCTGCAGGAGTATGCCAAGCGGTACTCGTGGGCGGGCATGGGCCGGATCCACAAGGGCATTCGCGAGCAGGGCCGCTACCTGACCAGTCGCCCCTCCATCCAGCGCCCGGAAGTCTTCTTCCTGCCCGATTTACCCACCACCCCATATTTCTCCCGGGAGGCCCAGAAACATGATGTGGAACTGTTGGAGCGCAACTTCCAGACCATCTTATGCGAGTTCGAATCCCTCTACAAGGCCTTCTCCAACTGCAGCCTGCCGGATGGATGGAAGGTCAACAGCACGCCCAGCGGCGAGTGGCTGACCTTCTACCTGGTCAACCAGGGCACCTGCGTGCCCCGGAACTGTCGGAAGTGCCCTCGGACATACCGCTTGCTGGGGAGCCTCCGTACCTGCGTGGGCAGCAATGTGTTTGGCAACGCCTGCATCTCTGTGCTGACCCCTGGCACAGTCATCACTGAGCACTATGGGCCGACCAACATCCGCGTGCGCTGCCACTTGG GTTTGAAGACACCCAGCAGCTGTGAGCTAGTGGTGGGAGGTGAGCCCCAGTGCTGGGCCGAAGGACGCTGCCTGATTTTTGATGATTCCTTCCTGCACACAGCCTACCATGGAG GCTCCCCTGAGGAAGGACCCCGTGCGGTGTTCATGGTAGATCTTTGGCACCCCAACGTCGCTGCAGCCGAGCGCCAGGCCCTCGATTTTATCTTTGCTCCTGGACGGTGA
- the HPS4 gene encoding BLOC-3 complex member HPS4 isoform X3 produces the protein MAAAPAWWRCFFLYDASKVRGEGDPTRAGICCFHPRQVLGCTADLSDLSCRRLLERLVGLFRFYNGPASRAYLERSQEDLDQEWELYVSHLQQNSSDLHRVFNSLWALDKTKVDPLLLLKAALILQSCQRSRHVLAGCILYRGRVVSTQLPPELTARVLLQKGAEDGSSGPEKGAAQLKEGGSLTSFALTTLPPGVCVIPVYLLEDEAAALRELPVEWMTRESQGDLDSSKGSETPAGGADGAPLVRMALYVHHIRGLVLALLAEEALVSSGDFMEDVYHSSLASLNGLEVHLAETLPKGPLPSARSTYNFAHYDAIQNILTTSLMAQLFPSANVLQTTSPEDQLFLQATGLIHATFEQLPTASELTLRNASTAVYGCRNAVQESYFQQRGSPPYNSGVPNPRDSIVGLPSKARLKLLKHGVNLL, from the exons ATGGCCGCCGCCCCCGCCTG GTGGCGCTGCTTCTTCCTCTACGACGCCTCGAAGGTGCGGGGCGAGGGCGACCCCACCCGCGCCGGGATCTGCTGCTTCCACCCGCGCCAG GTCCTGGGCTGCACCGCCGACCTCTCGGACCTCAGCTGCAGGCGGCTCCTGGAGCGGCTGGTCGGACTTTTCCGCTTCTACAACGGGCCGGCTTCCCGGGCCTACTTG GAGCGCTCACAGGAGGACCTTGACCAGGAGTGGGAACTGTACGTGAGCCACCTGCAGCAAAACTCCAGTGACCTCCACCGGGTGTTTAATTCCCTCTGGGCCTTGGACAAAACCAAG GTGGACCCTTTACTCTTGTTGAAAGCTGCCCTCATCCTGCAGAGCTGCCAGCGTTCTCGCCATGTGCTGGCGGGCTGCATCCTGTACCGGGGCCG GGTGGTCAGTACACAGCTGCCACCTGAGCTCACTGCCAGAGTTTTGCTGCAGAAGGGAGCAGAGGATGGAAGC AGTGGGCCGGAAAAGGGGGCAGCGCAGCTCAAAGAGG GTGGTTCCCTGACCTCTTTTGCGCTGACAACTTTACCGCCAGGGGTCTGCGTCATACCCGTTTACCTCTTGGAGGACGAAGCAGCCGCCCTGCGGGAACTGCCTGTAGAGTGGATGACCAG GGAGTCCCAGGGGGACCTGGACAGCAGCAAAGGGAGTGAGACTCCGGCAGGAGGGGCAGATGGAGCCCCCTTGGTGAGGATGGCCTTGTACGTTCACCACATCCGGGGCTTGGTGTTGGCCCTCCTGGCTGAAGAGGCCTTGGTGAGCTCCGGAGACTTCATGGAGGACGTG TACCACAGCAGCCTGGCTTCCCTGAACGGCCTGGAGGTCCACCTGGCAGAGACCCTTCCCAAGGGCCCCCTCCCCTCGGCCAGGAGCACCTATAACTTTGCTCACTACGACGCCATCCAGAACATCCTCACCA CATCGTTGATGGCGCAACTTTTCCCTTCAGCCAACGTCCTGCAGACCACGAGCCCCGAGGACCAGCTCTTCCTGCAAGCCACTGGCCTGATCCACGCCACCTTTGAGCAGCTGCCCACCGCCTCTGAATTGACGCTCAG AAACGCCAGCACAGCTGTCTACGGCTGCCGGAACGCCGTCCAGGAGAGCTACTTTCAGCAGAGGGGTTCGCCGCCCTACAACTCGGGGGTGCCCAACCCCCGGGACAGCATTGTCGGTCTGCCCAGCAAGGCCAGGCTGAAGCTCCTCAAGCACGGGGTGAACTTGCTCTGA
- the TFIP11 gene encoding tuftelin-interacting protein 11: MSLSYLYGRGGGEAEAEDDGVEMERFEISEWDLQNEFNPNRHRHRQTKEEAIYGLWAERDSDEERPSFGGKRSRDYSAPVSFISAGLKKGAAAAAAEEGSDEDSEEEEGESGARAEEPPKEVLPKKLKTGGNFKPSQKGFVGGSKSFADFGSWERHTKGIGQKLLQKMGYVPGRGLGKNAQGIINPIEAKQRKGKAAIGAYGSERTTQSLQDFPIVDSDEEEEEEFQKELSQWRKDPSGGKKKPKYTYKTVEELKAKGRAGKQLSAPQKELAQVKVIDMTGREQKVYYSYSQISQKHNIPEDGPQQQLPVLGKDARTPTFSLPELEHNLQLLIDLTEQEIIQNDRQLQYERDMVVNLSHEIEKMEKVLLQEETDIRNLSEVLDLVEECERRMQPNCEDPLTLPECVKIFETLQDKYYEEYQMSDRVDLAVAIVFPLVKDYFKNWDPLKDCTAGTEILAKWKALLENDQLLSHSAQDLGSDAFHRLMWETWMPYVRNIVAQWQPRHCIPIVDFLDSWRHIIPVWILDNILDQLIFPKLQKEVENWNPLTDTVPIHSWIHPWLPLMQARLEPLYSPIRNKLSNALQKWHPSDSSAKLILQPWKEVFTPGSWEAFMVKNIVPKLGLCLNELIINPHQQHMDAFFWVMDWEGMISVSSLVGLLEKHFFPKWLQVLCSWLSNNPNYEEITKWYLGWKSMFSDQVLAHPSIKEKFNEALDIMNRAVSSSVGGYMQPGARENIAYLTHTERRKDFQYEAMQERREAENMAQRGIGMAASSVPMNFKDLIQTKAEEHNIVFMPIIGKRHEGKQLYTFGRIVIYIDRGVVFVQGEKTWVPTSLQSLIDMAK, from the exons ATGTCGCTCTCCTACTTGTACGGGCGCGGCGGTGGCGAGGCGGAGGCGGAGGACGACGGCGTGGAGATGGAGAGGTTCGAGATCAGCGAGTGGGACCTGCAGAACGAGTTCAACCCCAACCGGCACCGGCACCGGCAGACCAAGGAGGAGGCCATCTACGGCCTGTGGGCCGAGCGCGACTCGGACGAGGAGAGGCCCAGCTTCGGCGGGAAGCG GTCCCGGGACTACTCGGCCCCGGTGAGCTTCATCAGCGCCGGGCTGAAgaagggggcggcggcggcggcggcggaggaagGCTCCGACGAGgactcggaggaggaggagggggagagcggGGCGCGGGCTGAGGAGCCCCCCAAGGAGGTGCTGCCGAAGAAGCTGAAGACg GGCGGCAACTTCAAGCCCAGCCAGAAGGGCTTCGTGGGCGGCAGCAAGTCCTTTGCCGATTTCGGCAGCTGGGAGAGGCACACCAAGGGCATCGGGCAGAAGCTCCTGCAGAAGATGGGCTACGTGCCTGGCAGAGGCCTGGGGAAGAACGCCCAAG GTATCATCAACCCCATTGAGGCCAAGCAGAGGAAAGGCAAGGCAGCGATTGGCGCATACGGCTCAGAGCGAACCACACAGTCCTTGCAAGATTTCCCCATTGTTGActctgatgaggaggaggaggag GAATTTCAAAAGGAACTCAGCCAGTGGCGGAAGGACCCCAGCGGGGGCAAGAAAAAGCCCAAGTATACCTACAAGACGGTGGAGGAGCTGAAAGCGAAGGGCAGGGCGGGCAAGCAGCTGTCTGCCCCTCAGAAGGAGCTGGCGCAGGTCAAG GTAATTGACATGACGGGTCGGGAGCAGAAGGTTTACTACAGCTACAGTCAGATCAGCCAGAAGCACAACATTCCGGAGGATGGTCCCCAGCAGCAGCTGCCAGTCTTGGGCAAGGACGCCAGGACACCAACGTTCTCCCTGCCAGAGCTGGAGCACAATCTGCAGCTGCTGATCGACCTGACAGAGCAGGAAATCATCCAGAATGACCGGCAGCTGCAATATGAGCGGGACATGGTGGTCAACCTGAGCCACGAGATTGAGAAGATGGAGAAGGTGCTCCTGCAGGAGGAGACTGATATCCGCAACCTCAGCGAGGTGCTGGACCTGGTGGAAGAGTGCGAGAGGCGGATGCAGCCCAACTGCGAAGACCCCCTGACTCTGCCTGAGTGCGTCAAGATATTTGAGACCCTCCAGGATAAGTACTATGAAGAGTACCAGATGTCAGACCGCGTGGACCTGGCCGTGGCCATCGTCTTCCCTCTGGTCAAGGACTACTTCAAGAACTGGGACCCCCTCAAG GACTGCACAGCCGGCACGGAGATCCTGGCCAAATGGAAAGCCTTGCTGGAGAACGATCAGTTGCTCTCTCACAGTGCACAGGATCTCGGCTCAGATGCCTTCCACAG GTTGATGTGGGAAACGTGGATGCCGTACGTGCGAAACATTGTGGCCCAGTGGCAGCCCCGCCACTGCATCCCGATCGTGGACTTCCTCGACAGCTGGAGGCACATCATTCCGGTCTGGATCCTAGAtaacattctggaccagctgatcTTCCCCAAACTACAGAAGGAG GTGGAGAATTGGAACCCCCTAACTGACACCGTGCCCATCCACTCGTGGATACACCCCTGGCTGCCCCTGATGCAGGCCCGGCTCGAACCCCTCTACTCGCCCATCCGCAACAAGTTGTCCAACGCCCTCCAGAAGTGGCACCCCAGCGACTCCTCGGCCAAGCTGATTCTGCAGCCCTGGAAGGAGGTTTTCACTCCAGGCTCGTGGGAGGCTTTCATGGTCAAGAACATTGTGCCCAAACTGG GCCTGTGTCTCAACGAGCTGATCATCAATCCGCACCAGCAGCACATGGACGCCTTCTTCTGGGTGATGGACTGGGAAGGGATGATCTCCGTCTCCAGCCTGGTGGGGCTTCTCGAGAAGCACTTCTTCCCCAAGTGGCTGCAG gTGCTCTGTTCTTGGCTCAGCAACAACCCCAATTATGAGGAGATCACCAAGTGGTATCTGGGCTGGAAGTCCATGTTTTCCGACCAGGTGCTGGCCCACCCCTCCATCAAGGAGAAGTTCAACGAAGCCCTGGACATCATGAACAGAGCGGTCTCCTCCAGCGTCG GGGGCTACATGCAGCCCGGTGCACGGGAGAACATCGCCTACCTCACACATACAGAACGCCGGAAGGACTTCCAGTACGAGGCCATGCAGGAGCGCCGAGAAGCCGAGAACATGGCCCAGCGTGGGATCGGCATGGCCGCTAGTTCTGTGCCCATGAACTTCAAAGACCTCATCCAGACCAAAGCAGAGGAACACAACATTGTCTTCATGCCCATCATTGGGAAGCGGCACGAGGGGAAGCAGCTCTACACTTTCGGGCGCATCGTCATCTATATCGACCGGGGGGTGGTCTTTGTGCAGGGCGAGAAGACCTGGGTGCCCACGTCTCTGCAGAGCCTCATCGACATGGCCAAGTGA